Genomic segment of Truepera radiovictrix DSM 17093:
CGACCAGTGGCTCTTCGTGGTCTCGGGCCGGGGGGAGGCGACCGTCGCGGGGGAGCGGGTCACGCTCGCGCCGGGGAGCCTCCTCATCATCGAGGCGGGGGAGACGCACGAGATCGCTGCCCAGAGCGCCGAGCCGCTGCGAACGCTCAACCTCTACACGCCGCCCGAGTACTAGGGACCCCAAGTAAAGGACCC
This window contains:
- a CDS encoding cupin domain-containing protein, yielding MKLLQLEFNHFFEVVAETKRAQAAVMTLPPGQRTGGEDNVHETSDQWLFVVSGRGEATVAGERVTLAPGSLLIIEAGETHEIAAQSAEPLRTLNLYTPPEY